CCTACGAGTGGGACCATATCTATCCCAGCATCAACCGCTTCTACATGACCACGCTCATGGTGTCGGCCATGGGCCTGCTCATGCTGGGCTTCATGGCCCAGATGTACCCCGACAAGGGCAAAAACCGTTTGATAGCCCTGGGCTGCGTGGCCGTGTTTGGGGGGGCGCTGGCCATGCTGCGCAGCCAGGCGCTGGTGAATGACACGCGCTTCATGGAATCGATGATTCCGCACCACTCCATTGCCATTCTGGTCAGCGAGCGGGCTACCATCAAAGACCCCGAAGTGCGCACGTTGGCCGATAGCATCATCAGCGCCCAGAAGCGCGAGATTGGCCAGATGAAGCGCATGCTGCACCGGCTGCAGTAGGGTTGTCGGCACCTTAGGTACTCAGGCTCCGCCAGCCAAGGCCAGACCTCGGCGTTCGGCCCGTAGCCGGTTTACCATAAGCCCAACTATGCCCCCATTGCTGGTTTTTCGCCTCATTCCATACGTGGCCGCTGCTCTGACCCTGGTGCTGGCTGGTTGCCGGTCGGCGGTTATTGTCCCGCAGTTTTCAGCTGCCGCCGGGTACCGTGCCCCGCTGCCAGCCCAGCGCTTCGACACGGTAGCGGCTGGCACCGCCCACAACTGTGCCACCACCCCGCAGCGGCGGATAAATGCGGAGGCTTGGCCCCGGGTCGTG
This is a stretch of genomic DNA from Hymenobacter sp. DG25B. It encodes these proteins:
- a CDS encoding DUF305 domain-containing protein, producing MNKGSYSKFFLMLAASFVVMHLITYLNTYEWDHIYPSINRFYMTTLMVSAMGLLMLGFMAQMYPDKGKNRLIALGCVAVFGGALAMLRSQALVNDTRFMESMIPHHSIAILVSERATIKDPEVRTLADSIISAQKREIGQMKRMLHRLQ